In Numida meleagris isolate 19003 breed g44 Domestic line chromosome 18, NumMel1.0, whole genome shotgun sequence, one DNA window encodes the following:
- the SRR gene encoding serine racemase isoform X1 — MGSVRAADVGAAVGRLRGCVHRTPVLTCGALERLAGRRLLFKCELFQRTGSFKIRGALNAVRSLVEEAERAGRERPRAVVTHSSGNHGQALACAAREEGIPAYIVVPRTAPCCKQAAIRAYGATLVPCEPSDESRAETAARVVQETGGIMVHPNQEPAVIAGQGTIALEVLEQVPEVNALVVPVGGGGMIAGIAVAVKALRPDVKVFAAEPRNADDCYQSKLRGELTPNRHTPDTIADAVKTSIGENTWPIIRDLVDDVLTVSEEEIKRATRLVWERMKLLIEPTAGVGVAAVLSEQFQAVPREVENVCIVLCGGNVDLSSLTWLTDLPGDGD, encoded by the exons ATGGGCTCGGTGCGGGCGGCCGACGTGGGAGCAGCCGTggggcggctgcggggctgcgTGCACCGCACGCCCGTGCTCACGTGCGGGGCTCTGGAGCGGCTGGCCGGCCGCAGGCTGCTCTTCAAGTGCGAGCTCTTCCAGCGCACCGGTTCCTTTAAG ATCCGCGGGGCGCTGAACGCGGTCAGGAGCCTGGTGGAGGAGGCAGAGAGGGCAGGGCGGGAGCGGCCCCGCGCCGTAGTGACGCACAGCAGCGGGAACCACGGGCAGGCACTCGCCTGTGCGGCCCGGGAGGAAG GGATTCCTGCCTACATCGTGGTGCCTCGCACAGCCCCGTGCTGTAAGCAAGCCGCCATCCGTGCCTATGGGGCCACGCTGGTGCCATGCGAGCCCAGTGATGAG TCCAGAGCAGAGACAGCTGCACGGGTGGTCCAGGAGACAGGAGGAATCATGGTGCACCCCAACCAGGAGCCAGCCGTGATCGCAGGGCAGGGCACTATTgccctggaggtgctggagcag GTGCCCGAGGTAAATGCATTGGTTGTTCCCGTTGGAGGCGGAGGAATGATTGCAGGAATAGCTGTGGCCGTCAAG GCACTGAGACCAGATGTGAAAGTGTTTGCTGCTGAACCCCGCAATGCAGATGACTGCTACCAGTCCAAGCTGAGAGGGGAACTGACCCCCAACCGACACACCCCCGACACCATTGCTGATGCAGTTAAAACCAGCATCGGAGAAAACACGTGGCCCATCATTAGGGATTTGGTCGACGATGTTCTGACCGtctcagaggaagaaatcaaG CGAGCCACACGGCTGGTGTGGGAAAGGATGAAGCTGCTGATTGAGCCAACAGCGGGTGTGGGAGTTGCAGCCGTGCTCTCAGAGCAGTTCCAGGCAGTCCCCCGGGAGGTGGAGAATGTTTGCATCgtgctgtgtggaggaaacgtGGACCTGAGCTCCCTGACCTGGCTCACAGACCTCCCTGGGGATGGAGACTGA
- the SRR gene encoding serine racemase isoform X2: MGSIRGALNAVRSLVEEAERAGRERPRAVVTHSSGNHGQALACAAREEGIPAYIVVPRTAPCCKQAAIRAYGATLVPCEPSDESRAETAARVVQETGGIMVHPNQEPAVIAGQGTIALEVLEQVPEVNALVVPVGGGGMIAGIAVAVKALRPDVKVFAAEPRNADDCYQSKLRGELTPNRHTPDTIADAVKTSIGENTWPIIRDLVDDVLTVSEEEIKRATRLVWERMKLLIEPTAGVGVAAVLSEQFQAVPREVENVCIVLCGGNVDLSSLTWLTDLPGDGD; this comes from the exons ATGGGCTCG ATCCGCGGGGCGCTGAACGCGGTCAGGAGCCTGGTGGAGGAGGCAGAGAGGGCAGGGCGGGAGCGGCCCCGCGCCGTAGTGACGCACAGCAGCGGGAACCACGGGCAGGCACTCGCCTGTGCGGCCCGGGAGGAAG GGATTCCTGCCTACATCGTGGTGCCTCGCACAGCCCCGTGCTGTAAGCAAGCCGCCATCCGTGCCTATGGGGCCACGCTGGTGCCATGCGAGCCCAGTGATGAG TCCAGAGCAGAGACAGCTGCACGGGTGGTCCAGGAGACAGGAGGAATCATGGTGCACCCCAACCAGGAGCCAGCCGTGATCGCAGGGCAGGGCACTATTgccctggaggtgctggagcag GTGCCCGAGGTAAATGCATTGGTTGTTCCCGTTGGAGGCGGAGGAATGATTGCAGGAATAGCTGTGGCCGTCAAG GCACTGAGACCAGATGTGAAAGTGTTTGCTGCTGAACCCCGCAATGCAGATGACTGCTACCAGTCCAAGCTGAGAGGGGAACTGACCCCCAACCGACACACCCCCGACACCATTGCTGATGCAGTTAAAACCAGCATCGGAGAAAACACGTGGCCCATCATTAGGGATTTGGTCGACGATGTTCTGACCGtctcagaggaagaaatcaaG CGAGCCACACGGCTGGTGTGGGAAAGGATGAAGCTGCTGATTGAGCCAACAGCGGGTGTGGGAGTTGCAGCCGTGCTCTCAGAGCAGTTCCAGGCAGTCCCCCGGGAGGTGGAGAATGTTTGCATCgtgctgtgtggaggaaacgtGGACCTGAGCTCCCTGACCTGGCTCACAGACCTCCCTGGGGATGGAGACTGA
- the SRR gene encoding serine racemase isoform X3 translates to MVHPNQEPAVIAGQGTIALEVLEQVPEVNALVVPVGGGGMIAGIAVAVKALRPDVKVFAAEPRNADDCYQSKLRGELTPNRHTPDTIADAVKTSIGENTWPIIRDLVDDVLTVSEEEIKRATRLVWERMKLLIEPTAGVGVAAVLSEQFQAVPREVENVCIVLCGGNVDLSSLTWLTDLPGDGD, encoded by the exons ATGGTGCACCCCAACCAGGAGCCAGCCGTGATCGCAGGGCAGGGCACTATTgccctggaggtgctggagcag GTGCCCGAGGTAAATGCATTGGTTGTTCCCGTTGGAGGCGGAGGAATGATTGCAGGAATAGCTGTGGCCGTCAAG GCACTGAGACCAGATGTGAAAGTGTTTGCTGCTGAACCCCGCAATGCAGATGACTGCTACCAGTCCAAGCTGAGAGGGGAACTGACCCCCAACCGACACACCCCCGACACCATTGCTGATGCAGTTAAAACCAGCATCGGAGAAAACACGTGGCCCATCATTAGGGATTTGGTCGACGATGTTCTGACCGtctcagaggaagaaatcaaG CGAGCCACACGGCTGGTGTGGGAAAGGATGAAGCTGCTGATTGAGCCAACAGCGGGTGTGGGAGTTGCAGCCGTGCTCTCAGAGCAGTTCCAGGCAGTCCCCCGGGAGGTGGAGAATGTTTGCATCgtgctgtgtggaggaaacgtGGACCTGAGCTCCCTGACCTGGCTCACAGACCTCCCTGGGGATGGAGACTGA